One window of Parambassis ranga chromosome 3, fParRan2.1, whole genome shotgun sequence genomic DNA carries:
- the got2b gene encoding glutamic-oxaloacetic transaminase 2b, mitochondrial, giving the protein MALLKSNKVIYCLGNISPSLGALSIRNSSWWGGVQMGPPDPILGVTEAYKRDTNTKKMNLGVGAYRDDQGKPFVLSCVRKAEAMIAAKQLDKEYLPIGGLGEFNKACAQLALGADNEVLKSGRSITVQTISGTGSLRIGANFLSRFHGGPRDVYLPKPSWGNHTPIFRDAGMQLKAYRYYDPSTCGFDFKGALEDISKIPEQSVILLHACAHNPTGVDPRPEQWKEIADIAKKRNLLVFFDMAYQGFASGDIDRDAWAVRYFIEQGHTILLSQSFAKNMGLYGERVGGFTVVCNDAEEAKRVESQLKILIRPIYSNPPMNGARIANTILNTPELRALWLEEVHGMANRIIKMRELLVAGLKKHGSSHNWQHVIDQIGMFCFTGLKPEQVERLTKEFSVYMTKDGRISMAGVTSGNVGYLAEAIHAVTK; this is encoded by the exons CTCATGGTGGGGCGGAGTGCAGATGGGTCCCCCTGATCCCATTCTGGGGGTGACAGAGGCCTATAAGAGAGACACCAACACCAAGAAGATGAACCTGGGAGTGGGAGCCTACAGGGATGACCAGGGCAAGCCCTTTGTCCTCAGCTGTGTTCGCAAG GCAGAGGCTATGATCGCAGCCAAACAGCTGGATAAGGAGTACCTTCCTATTGGTGGTCTTGGGGAATTCAACAAGGCCTGCGCCCAGCTGGCTCTTGGTGCTGATAATGAGGTCTTGAAGAGTGGCAGG AGCATCACTGTCCAGACCATCTCAGGAACTGGATCCCTGCGCATCGGGGCCAACTTTTTG TCTCGATTCCATGGGGGTCCACGTGATGTATACCTGCCCAAACCCTCCTGGGGAAACCACACACCCATCTTTAGAGATGCTGGGATGCAGCTCAAAGCATACAGATATTATGACCCCTCCACCTGCGGCTTTGACTTCAAAGGAGCGCTCGAGGATATTTCT AAAATCCCAGAGCAGAGTGTGATCCTGTTGCATGCATGTGCCCACAACCCCACCGGTGTGGACCCCAGGCCTGAGCAGTGGAAGGAGATTGCCGACATTGCGAAG AAAAGGAATCTGCTCGTGTTCTTCGACATGGCCTATCAGGGCTTTGCCAGCGGAGACATTGACCGTGATGCCTGGGCTGTGCGCTACTTCATTGAGCAGGGTCACACCATCCTGCTGTCCCAGTCCTTCGCTAAAAACATGGGACTCTATG GTGAACGTGTGGGAGGATTCACTGTAGTGTGCAATGACGCAGAAGAGGCCAAGAGAGTGGAGTCTCAACTCAAGATCCTCATCAGACCCATTTACTCCAACCCACCAATGAATGGTGCCAGAATTGCAAATACCATTCTGAACACACCAGAGCTGCGCGCACTTTG GCTGGAGGAAGTCCACGGCATGGCTAACCGCATTATTAAGATGAGAGAACTGCTGGTGGCTGGTCTGAAAAAGCATGGTTCCAGTCACAACTGGCAGCATGTCATCGACCAGATTGGGATGTTCTGCTTTACAGGTCTCAAGCCTGAACAG GTTGAACGCCTGACAAAGGAGTTTTCAGTGTACATGACCAAGGATGGCAGAATCTCCATGGCTGGTGTGACCTCTGGGAACGTGGGCTATCTGGCTGAGGCGATCCATGCAGTCACCAAGTAA